Part of the Maridesulfovibrio sp. genome, GGTGGTGCGCTCCACTGTGCACAGTTTTAAAGTTAACGAGGTGCGTATCTATGATCCGGAACTTGTTGTTTCATATTCAACTGATACTGGAATAATCGGTAAGGATGATCTTGGCGGTGAATTTCTTAAGGATGTTCTTGCCAGTGGCAAGCCTAGATATGAGTTCATCAGTAAGAAATCCACGCTGGCACTTCTTTTTGATTTTCATATGCGACCCGGAACAATGCAGCTTAAGATTGTTTACCCGCTGCGTTCTGAAAAGAGTTTGAACATTGATGAGAATGTCATCATGGGCGTTATGGAGATAACTCAGGATATTACCGAGGATTATCAGTCGGTTATTAATTTTGAGCGTTTGATCCTGTTTACTTCCAGTTTTTCGGCATTGATTCTTTTCGCCACTATCATGGCTATTATCCGCCGTGCTGATATTATTAATGAACAGCGCATGAGGGAAAGGCGCGATTTTGAGAAAGAGCTTAACCAGAGCGAAAAGCTGGCCAGTATCGGACGTATGGTTTCCGGGGTGGCCCATGAAATTCGAAATCCGTTGGGAATTATCCGCTCCAGTTCTGAGCTTTTGCTTAAGAGAATGAAGGAAAGTGATCCGGTCAACGTTAAGATTCTGGGTGCTATCCATGAGGAAACCAAACGGTTGAGCCGCACTGTGAGTGATTTTCTTGATTATGCAAGGCCGCGCAAGATTGCCATGACCGCACTTGATCCCGCAGATTTGCTGGATAAGATTTATATGTTTCTGGAATCAAAATGCCGCCAAAGCAACATTGAGCTTAAGAGGGAATATATTTCCGGGCATCAGGTTTGCGGTGATGAAGACCTGCTTTATCGCGCTTTTTATAATCTTGTCGGCAATGCCATGCAGGCGGTGGAAAATGATGGGTATATAGCTGTTTCCATTGAAGATGCAGAGGGTGGCGTAAGCGTGGTTGTAAGTGATTCCGGTTCTGGATTTTCGCCTGAGATTATTGAGAAGGTTAAGGACCCGTTTTTTACAACTAAGGATAATGGAACAGGCTTAGGGCTTGCAATTGTGACCAATATTGTGGAAAGCCATAACGGAAAGCTGCGTATCGGGAATAATCCCGAGGGCGGGGCTCGCTTGGAAATATTTTTACCTCAAAAGAAAGACTGCTAGAAAATGCCTGCAAATATTCTCATACTGGACGACGAACAGAACTATCTGCTCATTCTGGAAGCTTTGCTTTCAGATGAGGGGTACACCATTACCGCCCTTTCCGACCCGGAAACAGGTCTGGCCTATCTTGATGAATCGGAAGTTGATCTGGTCATCACCGATATGAAAATGCCAAAGCTGACCGGGCAGGATGTGCTGGAGCATGTGAAAAAGAATTTTCCGTACATTCCGGTAATTATCATGACCGCATTCGGTTCCATTGAATCAGCTGTTGAGGCCATGAAAATCGGTGCCTTTGACTACATTACCAAGCCTTTTGCCAACGAGGAACTGCTTCTTTCCGTTACAAAAGCAGCCCAGTTTGCCAAGGCGCAGCAGGAAAACAGGCAGCTTCGCGAGCAGATCAAGGACCGCTATTCGCCCAGTAACATTATCGGCCGCTCCAAGCCCATGCTGCAGGTTTTTGATATGATCAGCAAGGCCGCTCCGGGCAGCTCCACTGTACTGATCACCGGGGAATCCGGGACCGGTAAGGAACTGGTGGCGCAGGCTATTCATCAGGCTTCACCGCGTTGCGACAAGCCCTTTGTTTCAGTGAACTGCATGGCTTTTAACACCGGTGTTCTTGAGAGCGAACTTTTCGGACATGAAAAAGGTTCTTTTACCGGGGCCGTAGCCCGTAAGCGGGGTCGTTTTGAAGCTGCTGATCAAGGTACACTCTTTCTTGACGAAATTGGTGAAATTTCCCACGACATGCAGGTTAAGCTGCTGCGTGTATTGCAGGAAAAGACCATTGAGCGCGTGGGCGGAGGGGAACCTATCAAGGTTAATATTCGCATTGTAGCCGCCACTAATAAAAATCTTAAGGAAGCGGTGGAAAAGGGCGAATTCCGTGAAGATCTCTACTACCGTCTCAATGTTGTCAGCATTGAAATGCCGCCTCTGCGTGAGCGTCGCGAGGACATCCCTTTTCTGGTAGATCATTTCCTTGCTACCTATTCTGCTGACAACAACAAGGAATTTGACGGTTTCGCTCCGGCAGCTATGGATTACATGACCGCCTACGAATGGCCCGGAAATGTACGTCAGTTGCAGAACGTTGTGGAACGTTGTGTTGTGCTTTCATCCGGTTCAGTTATTGAGACCGAAGATCTTCCCGCTGAGATCAAGGATGAGGAAGCTCAGTTCAAGAGCGCCGTTGACTTGTTGCCCTCAAAGCTCAATCTTGCCGATACATTGGATAAGATCGAAGCTACACTGGTGCGCAGGGCGCTGGTTGCCAGCAACTTCGTTAAGGTTGATGCCGCTGATATGCTCGGTATCTCGAAGAGCCTTTTGCAGTATAAGCTGAAGAAGTATAAGATTTCCGGAAAGTAAGAGATTTAAAAGGGGTGGTGAACAAAGTTCACCACCCCTTTTTTTTACAGAAAATTGTAATACATAGTCGTCTTAGCTGAATACTTGGAATGATCGGATAGGTCATGATCACGGGCATGTTCCTGCAAGACATCGTCACGGTACTCAAAGACATTGACAAGAAATCCGGCCTTGTCCTTGGTGATGAATAAGCCTTCGCGCTTGCCGTTCTTATAGTTCATTTCATCTTTAACATTGCCGTTGCGATGAAATGTGAAGGACTTTCCGTCCAGCTGGGCCTTCGCGTTGTAATGGCTCATTTCCCTTATCTTGCCGCTATCATAATATTCGTAGTTGTATCCGGCCTTGTCACGGCCTACGAAGAACTTTTGCTTAATCTTACCGTTGGGCCAGTATAGGGAATGGTAACCGTATATCTTGCCGTCACTGTGGGTACCCTTTTCACGCAACTTTCCATCCGGGTAGTAGTGGTAGAATCTGCCTTCCATTACTCCATTCTTAATTACAATCCGGCTCTTGGGGAATTGCTGTCCTGCGTCGTAATATTCAGTGTATATTCCGCTGAATGGCTTATTGGTGTCGATAAGGACGATCTTATCCTGCTCGAAGCTGAGTTCGTAGAAAGTTGCTTCCTGCTGTGAGCATGCAGTCAGCAGCATTAAAAACAGGGCCATCAAACAAAATAGCAACTTTCTGAGCATACTCATCTCCATTTTCCCCTGAGGGCTTACAAATAACCCCCTGATTACCAATCAACTGGTAATCGTACTTTCTTTTTCTCTTTATTAGTAAATAGCACGTATCCGTTCTTTTTGCCAAACAGGTAAACATCACGGGTTACAGCCACATCCTGCTTGCAGTATTCAGTGATAAGGTCCAGACGTCCTTCTTTCCACCATTCAAGGGCCTGTAAGCCGTCCGCACTTTTGGCGGCATCAAGGGTTGCTTGAGCGATGTTGTCCAGTTTCAGGCGGTAGCCCAGTCGTTCGTAGACTTTGAGCAGCAGGTCCAGTGTGGGCAATCCTTTGTAGTTGAAGGGATGGATGCCGGAAAGGACCTTGTAGTCGAAGCGTTCAATGTTGAAGCCGATGATCAGGTCCAGTTTCTGGACGCGTTCCATCATTTCCGGGATTTGATCTTCTTCATATTCGAAATATTTATCCTCAGTGGAATCGTAAAGCACGGCAATGGAAATGCCCATGCGTTCGGCCTTGTTCCAGCCGCCTACATCCTGTGCCGAGCGGCGGGTTTCCACGTCAAGCACGCCAAAGCTTTTGGGTTCTTTGGAGCTTTTTTCTTTTTTCACTTCTTCACCGAAGGGAACCAGTACCATAGATAAATCCTCTATTTTTTCCGGTGGTTGTCCGTTAACCATGTTTTCCAGCACATAAATGGCCGCAGCCTTGTCGATGGGCCTGTTGCCGGAACCGCATTTGGGGGAATGTACGCATGTGGGGCAGCCCAGTTCGCATTCACAGTCTACGATGACCTGTAAGGTGCGTTCAAGCAGTTCTTCGGCCTGTTCAAAAGCCTGCATGGTCAGCCCTGCGCCGCCGGGAATGCCGTCGTAGATAAAGACTGCCGGACCGTCGACCTGCTCGTGCATGGGTGTGGAAATACCGCCAAGATCATTACGGTCTGTAAGTACCAGCAAGGGAGTGATGCCGATTGCAGCATGTTCCACTGCGTGGATACCACCCATGAAATGGATGAAATCCTCTTCGGCCCTGCGTTTGATCTCTGGTGAAATCTCCATCCATAAACCTTGGGTCTCAAATACTACCGGAGGCATGTCCAGAGGTACTATTCCAAGCAGCTTACCGCCTTTTACAGCCCGTTTTTCATATCCGGTAACCTGTTCAGTTACCCGCAGCCTTCCGAAGCGCATGACAATACCGAAGACTTTTTTCTGGGAATAGACCTCAAGGATTTCCGTTGATTTGTTTTTCCGCGCCCGGGTGTAATAGCCGACTCGTTCCTTCGCTGCCTTGATCTTCTTGGCTCCGAGATCCAGCTCCTTGATGCAATAGGTGGAGCCGCGATGGATATAGACCGCACCCTCGTGCGCTTCGGAATAAGCCCGGACTTCATCAATGGTGCCGATAGTGGCTCCATTGGCAGAGTCTTCAATATGCATGGTTGACCCTGCTCCGCGCAGGGAGACATCGCGGTGCGGGCGTTTGCGGATTGAATATATCTCATCACCGCGTTTATTGCGCAGCAGGATTCCTTCTTTTTCCAGTTCAGTTACCCGTTTTTTTATTTCTTCGTCATGGAGCAGGTAATCGTTATCGCGCAGGGTGAGTTCCGCTGCAGCGCAGACCAAATGCCGTTGCATGATTACCGGATTGTAAGGATTAAGCACTGCGTTTTCGGCTGGACGGGAAAAGAAGTCTTCCGGATTGCGCATGAAATATTGATCAAGGGCATCTTCCTGACCGATGAGTATTACTGCTGATTCGCGCTGGCTGCGACCTACACGGCCTCCACGCTGGAGGGTTGCCATTACTGAGCCGGGGTATCCCACGAGAATGCAGAGATCAAGTCCGCCGATGTCTATGCCCAGCTCAAGGGCACTGGTTGAGATGACCGCCAGCAATTCACCGGAAGACATCTTCTGCTCAATTTCACGCCGTTCCTCAGGCAGGAAACCGGCTCTGTAGGCGCTGATGCGGTCCTTGTACTCTCCTGCCTTCTCATTGACCCACATGGCGATAAGCTCGGTCATTTTGCGCGACTGGGTGTAGACAATTGTCCGCAGGCCGCGTGCCAGCCCGGCCTTAAGCAGCTGAATTGCCGCGCTGTAAGGCGAAACTACGGGGTTGAAAAAAATGTAGTTGCGTTTACCGGAGGCCGCGCCTGATTTGGTAATAGGGTTAACATCCAGTCCGGTCAGGTCATGACATAGCTGTGCAGGATTGCCCACGGTAGCCGAGGAAAAGATGAATGAAGGATTGGCACCG contains:
- a CDS encoding ATP-binding protein, giving the protein MDSQHQDLQVKSFQLVKLLSWTLLIVIIASSLGLSVFLAKHADETLLEKQKQFALLQAENLNHQIYRRFILPTIIGYGRIGLKNKEQMERLDQVVRSTVHSFKVNEVRIYDPELVVSYSTDTGIIGKDDLGGEFLKDVLASGKPRYEFISKKSTLALLFDFHMRPGTMQLKIVYPLRSEKSLNIDENVIMGVMEITQDITEDYQSVINFERLILFTSSFSALILFATIMAIIRRADIINEQRMRERRDFEKELNQSEKLASIGRMVSGVAHEIRNPLGIIRSSSELLLKRMKESDPVNVKILGAIHEETKRLSRTVSDFLDYARPRKIAMTALDPADLLDKIYMFLESKCRQSNIELKREYISGHQVCGDEDLLYRAFYNLVGNAMQAVENDGYIAVSIEDAEGGVSVVVSDSGSGFSPEIIEKVKDPFFTTKDNGTGLGLAIVTNIVESHNGKLRIGNNPEGGARLEIFLPQKKDC
- a CDS encoding sigma-54 dependent transcriptional regulator — translated: MPANILILDDEQNYLLILEALLSDEGYTITALSDPETGLAYLDESEVDLVITDMKMPKLTGQDVLEHVKKNFPYIPVIIMTAFGSIESAVEAMKIGAFDYITKPFANEELLLSVTKAAQFAKAQQENRQLREQIKDRYSPSNIIGRSKPMLQVFDMISKAAPGSSTVLITGESGTGKELVAQAIHQASPRCDKPFVSVNCMAFNTGVLESELFGHEKGSFTGAVARKRGRFEAADQGTLFLDEIGEISHDMQVKLLRVLQEKTIERVGGGEPIKVNIRIVAATNKNLKEAVEKGEFREDLYYRLNVVSIEMPPLRERREDIPFLVDHFLATYSADNNKEFDGFAPAAMDYMTAYEWPGNVRQLQNVVERCVVLSSGSVIETEDLPAEIKDEEAQFKSAVDLLPSKLNLADTLDKIEATLVRRALVASNFVKVDAADMLGISKSLLQYKLKKYKISGK
- a CDS encoding toxin-antitoxin system YwqK family antitoxin, with amino-acid sequence MLRKLLFCLMALFLMLLTACSQQEATFYELSFEQDKIVLIDTNKPFSGIYTEYYDAGQQFPKSRIVIKNGVMEGRFYHYYPDGKLREKGTHSDGKIYGYHSLYWPNGKIKQKFFVGRDKAGYNYEYYDSGKIREMSHYNAKAQLDGKSFTFHRNGNVKDEMNYKNGKREGLFITKDKAGFLVNVFEYRDDVLQEHARDHDLSDHSKYSAKTTMYYNFL
- a CDS encoding DEAD/DEAH box helicase; the protein is MHDQDRIQEYINSLLASPTMGDQVVHHRTMEGTDPSYGEPRRPFSPSVNSVLGFRNIEHLYSHQAEATDYARAGRNVVVATPTASGKTLTYNLPVLEQCLRDPDSHALYLFPLKALAQDQLKTFNEMAALLPEHARPEAAIYDGDTSPYRRKKIRDTPPAVILTNPEMLHLSMLPYHEKWAPFLAGLTHIVVDEVHTYRGVMGSHMAMVFRRLLRICKYYGANPSFIFSSATVGNPAQLCHDLTGLDVNPITKSGAASGKRNYIFFNPVVSPYSAAIQLLKAGLARGLRTIVYTQSRKMTELIAMWVNEKAGEYKDRISAYRAGFLPEERREIEQKMSSGELLAVISTSALELGIDIGGLDLCILVGYPGSVMATLQRGGRVGRSQRESAVILIGQEDALDQYFMRNPEDFFSRPAENAVLNPYNPVIMQRHLVCAAAELTLRDNDYLLHDEEIKKRVTELEKEGILLRNKRGDEIYSIRKRPHRDVSLRGAGSTMHIEDSANGATIGTIDEVRAYSEAHEGAVYIHRGSTYCIKELDLGAKKIKAAKERVGYYTRARKNKSTEILEVYSQKKVFGIVMRFGRLRVTEQVTGYEKRAVKGGKLLGIVPLDMPPVVFETQGLWMEISPEIKRRAEEDFIHFMGGIHAVEHAAIGITPLLVLTDRNDLGGISTPMHEQVDGPAVFIYDGIPGGAGLTMQAFEQAEELLERTLQVIVDCECELGCPTCVHSPKCGSGNRPIDKAAAIYVLENMVNGQPPEKIEDLSMVLVPFGEEVKKEKSSKEPKSFGVLDVETRRSAQDVGGWNKAERMGISIAVLYDSTEDKYFEYEEDQIPEMMERVQKLDLIIGFNIERFDYKVLSGIHPFNYKGLPTLDLLLKVYERLGYRLKLDNIAQATLDAAKSADGLQALEWWKEGRLDLITEYCKQDVAVTRDVYLFGKKNGYVLFTNKEKKKVRLPVDW